A genomic region of Colletotrichum destructivum chromosome 1, complete sequence contains the following coding sequences:
- a CDS encoding Putative major facilitator superfamily, MFS transporter superfamily, with protein MAILSRYLPFSEATSTLQAVTYLLGISLFSISFLVFLNSSISFVITDLIGVKDGVGDVVGTLGFVDELVALIACPVWGLVSDRLGVRWVAVIGYAVIGAALILFVQAKNVYPQLLLARIFFAIGATAAATMVTAILPSLTDDGNDSDSSADVANKPAHNPRNSVAMSLESDMTITPARFHNTSGNGQAASASEREEAKAGKPSALAGYVGLFTGCGALVALSLFLPLPARFGEIDGVTSADAVADSFYVVGVVAFVVAVFVFFGLKNLKGEEGKGWGVLLGLKTNSSSEGDSEEHGSYHPTRPKVLPYFRLLRDSVTLGFTDSQIALGYLGGFVARASTVAISLFIPLYINTYYISNGFCHGSPHDPSPELKKECRAAYILSSILTGVAQLFGLFAAPLFGYFNRRRGRLNYPILIATAFGIVGYISLPQLQSPEYKNVDGRGGSPAIFAIVIMLGISQIGAIVCSLGFLGRGVLTADIPKSQIIDTVEDSTEAMEAPGESAPLLQHNASVDAVSRVRLKGSIAGMYSWFGGAAILLLTKLGGYMFDAVSHGAPFYMMASFNAILFLASLSIDAARFYKDKQ; from the exons ATGGCGATTCTCTCCCGTTACCTGCCCTTCTCTGAGGCGACTTCGACCCTGCAAGCAGTGACATACCTTCTCGgcatctctctcttctccatTTCCTTTCTTGTCTTCCTCAACAGCAGCATATCCTTTGTCATTACCGACCTAATTGGCGTCAaggatggcgtcggcgacgttgtCGGCaccctcggcttcgtcgacgagctcgttgCGCTCATCGCATGTCCGGTCTGGGGATTGGTCTCGGATCGCCTCGGTGTGAGATGGGTGGCCGTCATCGGATACGCCGTCATTGGCGCGGCTTTGATCCTGTTCGTGCAGGCGAAGAATGTATATCCGCAACTGCTTCTGGCGCGCATCTTCTTTGCCATCGGTGCGACAGCCGC CGCCACCATGGTCACTGCTATCTTGCCCTCTCTCACGGATGATGGCAACGATTCCGACAGCTCCGCCGACGTTGCGAACAAGCCAGCCCACAACCCCCGAAACAGCGTTGCTATGTCACTCGAGTCTGACATGACCATTACTCCGGCACGGTTCCACAATACCAGCGGAAACGGTCAGGCAGCGTCGGCAAGCGAGAGGGAAGAAGCGAAGGCCGGCAAGCCCTCGGCACTGGCGGGCTATGTTGGACTATTTACGGGATGTGGCGCACTGGTTGCGCTTTCGTTATTCCTCCCGCTCCCAGCTCGCTTCGGCGAGATTGACGGTGTCACCTCCGCCGATGCTGTAGCAGACAGTTTTTATGTGGTCGGGGTAGTGGCATTCGTTGTGGCAGTCTTTGTCTTCTTTGGGCTGAAAAACCTGAAGGGTGAGGAAGGCAAGGGCTGGGGCGTTCTTCTTGGGCTCAAGACCAATTCGAGTTCGGAGGGCGACTCTGAAGAGCATGGATCATACCACCCGACACGGCCG AAAGTATTGCCATATTTCCGTCTGTTGCGAGATTCCGTCACACTCGGTTTCACGGATTCTCAAATCGCCCTTGGATATCTGGGCGGCTTCGTGGCCCGGGCTTCTACCGTTGCCATCTCGCTTTTCATACCTCTCTACATCAACACATACTACATCAGTAACGGATTCTGTCATGGTTCTCCACATGATCCTTCTCCGGAACTGAAGAAGGAGTGCCGGGCGGCCTATATTCTTTCATCCATTCTGACAGGCGTCGCCCAATTGTTCGGCTTGTTTGCCGCGCCATTGTTTGGCTACTTTAACAGGAGACGCGGCCGCCTCAACTACCCGATCCTCATCGCGACCGCATTCGGAATCGTCGGCTACAtctccctccctcagctACAGAGCCCGGAATACAAGAATGTCGATGGCCGAGGTGGCAGCCCGGCCATCTTCGCCATTGTGATTATGCTTGGCATTAGCCAGATTGGCGCCATTGTCTGTAGTTTGGggttcctcggccgcggcgttcTTACCGCAGATATTCCCAAATCACAGATCATTGACACCGTCGAGGACTCGACCGAGGCCATGGAAGCTCCTGGCGAGTCTGCGCCGTTGCTGCAGCACAATGCTAGTGTCGACGCCGTATCCCGAGTGCGGCTCAAGGGTTCCATTGCTGGCATGTATTCTTGGTTTGGCGGAGCGGCAATTCTGCTGCTCACAAAGTTAGGCGGTTACATGTTTGACGCGGTGTCGCACGGCGCGCCCTTCTATATGATGGCATCCTTTAACGCCAtcctcttcttggccagcttAAGCATTGACGCTGCTCGCTTTTACAAAGACAAGCAGTAG
- a CDS encoding Putative Actin family, ATPase, nucleotide binding domain-containing protein: MVGKVSERVLLREGLERTDNGMKQTSWPDVTPINQKNYYTDYMKRDDQILALRLQGDATRDRIVQAAKDRDRALAQSGRAEVPLVIPELQPDEAPADAATGLDPSKVIVIHPGSQNLRIGFASDALPKSIPMTLATKFPQTEAEIHEALPRRHFEAKTQDQQYGEEWSKKYNKMCSDLKLEMRANKRKVLPNSKELVLNYNRRTEPEIIQTHNDPLQIDWTDINNLDDPKSSASCFIGQQAQRVPDDSQPKFKLWWPIQHGVLNEDEYLNAEHLFDDFETLLDKAIRQELGLTKNSTWRQYSCVFVIPDLYDKKYVEQVLRSCMTWFEFNRICFIQESMAATFGAGYTQACVVDVGAQKTSIACVEDGLCVEDSRINLKYGGYDVTETFVKMLLYDNFPYQDINLRRRHDFLLAEELKMKHCTMSQADISVQLYQFHLRAPNQPTHKYLFKTYDEVILAPMGFYDPSIFDNSTKLRGRRKLIERSYNAYDADIPDDPTSAAQFGILALVKPSLNAAPANGFTPSQNDVSTPVKEKPQPFDFLKRGENGINGTPSGSNAPSPAPEGVSTPVPAPFVFGGSKDGVNGGSPAPPGRNGGTPGPNGTMLAQPPVGMFVDTSARSAKAIAIERDGVLPTAPLDLAILTSIYNAAKGDDKKLRDYLGSIMVIGGGSKTPQFTVVLEEKLKARRPDLFDRILVSRSARDMDEQVVTWKGASVFAKLPANDSWVTPFEFERLGARVLHHKVLWSW; this comes from the exons ATGGTAGGAAAAGTTAGCGAGAGGGTTCTCCTCCGGGAGG GCCTCGAGAGAACCGACAACGGTATGAAGCAGACAAGCTGGCCGGACGTCACGCCAATCAATCAAAAGAACTACTATAC GGATTACATGAAGCGCGATGACCAGATTCTCGCTTTACGACTCCAAGGCGACGCCACCCGCGACAGAATTGTTCAAGCTGCTAAGGACAGAGATCGTGCTCTTGCCCAAAGTGGCCGCGCCGAAGTTCCCCTCGTTATCCCCGAACTTCAACCCGACGAAGCACCCGCCGACGCAGCCACGGGCCTTGACCCTTCGAAGGTCATTGTCATTCATCCTGGCAGCCAGAACCTTCGGATTGGCTTCGCCAGCGATGCACTTCCCAAGTCGATTCCGATGACACTTGCCACCAAGTTCCCCCAGACTGAGGCCGAGATTCATGAAGCGCTCCCCCGTCGGCATTTCGAGGCGAAGACGCAAGACCAGCAATATGGCGAAGAGTGGTCTAAAAAGTACAACAAGATGTGCAGCGATCTCAAACTGGAAATGCGCGCAAACAAGCGCAAGGTACTGCCCAACTCCAAGGAATTGGTGCTGAACTACAACCGCCGGACTGAGCCCGAGATCATTCAAACACACAACGATCCCTTGCAAATCGATTGGACCGACATTAACAACCTAGATGATCCCAAATCATCAGCCTCCTGCTTCATCGGACAGCAAGCACAACGAGTGCCGGATGACTCCCAACCAAAGTTTAAGCTCTGGTGGCCAATTCAGCATGGAGTGCTCAATGAAGACGAATATCTGAACGCCGAACATCTGTTTGACGACTTCGAGACTCTGCTTGATAAGGCGATCAGACAGGAACTTGGTCTCACCAAGAATAGTACCTGGAGGCAGTACAGCtgcgtcttcgtcattccTGATCTGTATGACAAGAAGTACGTCGAGCAGGTCCTCAGATCTTGCATGACATGGTTTGAGTTCAATCGGATATGTTTTATCCAAGAGAGCATGGCTGCTACATTTGGAGCGGGATATACCCAAGCCTGCGTCGTTGACGTCGGAGCACAAAAAACCTCCATCGCTTGTGTCGAGGACGGGCTTTGTGTTGAAGACTCTCGCATCAACCTGAAGTATGGCGGGTACGACGTGACGGAGACCTTTGTCAAAATGCTGCTCTATGACAACTTTCCCTACCAGGACATCAATCTTCGGAGACGCCATGACTTTTTGCTGGCAGAGGAGCTTAAGATGAAGCATTGCACGATGTCGCAGGCGGACATTTCTGTCCAGCTGTACCAGTTCCATCTGCGAGCTCCAAACCAGCCGACGCACAAGTACCTATTCAAGACTTACGACGAGGTCATTCTCGCCCCTATGGGCTTCTACGACCCGTCCATCTTCGACAACAGTACCAAGCTGCGAGGACGAAGGAAACTGATCGAGCGGTCTTACAACGCCTACGATGCGGACATACCTGATGACCCGACATCAGCGGCTCAGTTTGGCATCCTAGCCCTCGTCAAGCCTTCGCTGAACGCTGCGCCTGCCAACGGCTTCACACCGTCACAGAATGATGTGTCGACGCCGGTCAAGGAAAAACCGCAGCCATTTGACTTCCTTAAGCGAGGCGAGAACGGCATCAACGGCACTCCGTCAGGGTCTAATGCCCCATCTCCAGCACCGGAGGGTGTCAGCACGCCAGTGCCTGCGCCGTTTGTATTTGGCGGAAGCAAAGACGGCGTCAACGGAGGCAGCCCGGCGCCCCCCGGGAGGAACGGCGGCACACCAGGACCGAACGGTACGATGCTGGCACAGCCGCCCGTCGGCATGTTTGTTGATACCTCTGCACGCAGTGCCAAAGCTATTGCAATTGAGCGCGATGGCGTTCTGCCTACTGCACCTTTGGATCTTGCCATCCTTACCAGCATCTacaacgccgccaagggAGATGACAAGAAGCTACGCGATTACCTGGGCAGTATCATGGTAATCGGTGGCGGGTCAAAGACGCCACAGTTCACTGTCGTGCTTGAAGAGAAGCTCAAGGCTAGGCGGCCTGACCTCTTTGACCGCATTCTTGTCAGCAGAAGCGCAAGAGACATGGACGAACAGGTCGTGACATGGAAGGGCGCTAGCGTCTTTGCCAAACTACCGGCCAATGATTCGTGGGTTACACCATTCGAGTTCGAGCGACTTGGAGCTCGGGTGCTGCACCATAAGGTGCTCTGGTCATGGTAG
- a CDS encoding Putative hyaluronan/mRNA-binding protein: protein MSVASKNLFELLGNDAEDDTPQAPVKTVEKTTMRSTKRGVEPEAPSRAAAGNTGAPRRNNASGNEAAFRDRGAGSDRNRGKTTDEPARGGPRGGYGARVRGGRGGRFPRERDDRQSKGLASGSEKQAAQSWGATEGDAERKDEQAGEAIAQAEAKDAEAEAAAPVEPEEPEDKHISYTDYLAQLAEKKLALEGNTEVRKANEGTKLKKEWANAKEVARDDEDTFMIGTGGKTKRERERKTKQLLDIDQRYVEPERSHGGPRGGARGGARGGARGGARGGDRGDRGGRGRGDGPRGGAPRAGGAPRGGRREGGAQINTKDESAFPSLGGK, encoded by the exons AACCTGTTCGAGCTCCTCG GCAACGATGCCGAAGATGACACTCCTCAGGCGCCCGTGAAGACGGTTGAGAAGACCACCATGCGTTCTACCAAGCGCGGTGTCGAGCCCGAGGCTCCTtcccgtgccgccgccggtaACACCGGTGCTCCCCGCCGCAACAATGCCTCTGGCAACGAGGCCG CCTTCCGTGACCGCGGTGCTGGCAGCGACCGTAACCGTGGCAAGACCACCGACGAGCCTGCCAGAGGCGGCCCTCGTGGTGGCTATGGTGCCCGCGTCCGTGGAG GCCGCGGTGGCCGCTTCCCTCGTGAGCGTGACGACCGCCAGTCCAAGGGCCTCGCCAG CGGTTCCGAGAAGCAGGCTGCCCAGTCTTGGGGCGCCACtgagggcgatgccgagcgcaaggacgagcaggccggtgaggccatcgcccaggccgaggccaaggatgccgaggccgaggccgctgctcccgtcgagcccgaggagccTGAGGACAAGCACATCTCCTACACCGACTACCTCGCCCAGCTGGCTGAGAAGAAGCTTGCTCTCGAGGGCAACACTGAGGTGCGCAAGGCCAACGAGGGTACcaagctcaagaaggagTGGGCCAACGCCAAGGAGGTCGCccgcgatgacgaggacACCTTCATGATCGGTACCGGCGGCAAGACCAAGCGCGAGCGTGAGCGCAAGACCAAGCAGCTTTTGGATATCGACCAGCGTTACGTCGAGCCTGAGCGCTCCCATGGCGGCCCCCGTGGCGGCGCCCGTGGTGGTGCTCGCGGCGGTGCTCGCGGCGGTGCTCGCGGTGGTGACCGTGGCGACCgtggcggccgcggccgtggCGATGGCCCCCGTGGCGGCGCTCCCCGCGCCGGCGGTGCCCCTCGTGGTGGTCGTCGTGAGGGTGGTGCGCAGATCAACACTAAGGACGAGTCTGCGTTCCCCAGCCTCGGCGGCAAATAA